Genomic DNA from Syntrophales bacterium:
CAGAACGAGCGTAGAAGGCAGCGCAATGCTGCGGTAAAATCAAGCATCAAAACGGCTATGAAAAAGGTGTTGAACGCTGTGTCGCTGTCAAATAAGGAGGAAGCCAGGAGGCTACTTCAGGAAGCTATTCCGAAGATTAGCAGGGCAGGAACGAAAGGATATATACACAAACGGAATGCGGCAAGGAAAATTTCAAAG
This window encodes:
- the rpsT gene encoding 30S ribosomal protein S20 gives rise to the protein MAKHKSAIKRARQNERRRQRNAAVKSSIKTAMKKVLNAVSLSNKEEARRLLQEAIPKISRAGTKGYIHKRNAARKISKLTKKVNALFQT